A region of Tenuifilum sp. 4138str DNA encodes the following proteins:
- the tyrS gene encoding tyrosine--tRNA ligase, with protein MNFVEELKWRGMVHDMMPGTEEQLTKEMTAGYIGFDPTAESLHVGSFAQILLLKRFQLAGHKPIALVGGATGMIGDPSGKSQERNLLDEETLQRNLEGIKRQLSKFLDFESGKPNSAVLVNNYDWMKGYDFLSFIRDVGKHITVNYMMSKDSVKKRLGEESKEGMSFTEFSYQLVQGYDFLWLYQNMNCKLQMGGSDQWGNITTGTELIRRKLGGEAFALTIPLITKADGTKFGKTESGNVWLDARLTSPYKFYQFWLNTSDEDAERYIKIFTLLDKTTIDSLIAEHKKEPHLRKLQKTLAREVTVMVHSEDDYNKAVEASEMLFGNATTDMLNRMDEDTFLSVFEGVPTFEVKKSELAKGIPFSVLAAEITKVFPSKGELRRLVQGGGLSINKQKVDNPDITIGTETLLNGKYILVQKGKKNYSIILAVD; from the coding sequence GTGAATTTTGTAGAGGAGTTAAAATGGCGGGGCATGGTACACGATATGATGCCCGGAACCGAAGAGCAGCTTACTAAGGAAATGACTGCCGGATATATTGGCTTTGACCCAACAGCGGAGTCGCTCCATGTTGGTAGCTTTGCACAAATATTACTTCTAAAGCGGTTTCAGCTTGCAGGGCACAAACCAATTGCACTGGTTGGTGGTGCAACTGGTATGATTGGCGACCCTAGTGGAAAATCGCAGGAACGTAACCTGCTCGATGAGGAAACCCTACAGCGCAACCTGGAGGGTATTAAACGTCAACTTTCAAAGTTCTTGGATTTTGAGAGCGGTAAACCCAACTCGGCTGTCCTGGTTAACAACTATGACTGGATGAAGGGTTACGACTTTCTTAGCTTTATCCGCGATGTGGGAAAGCACATCACTGTAAATTACATGATGTCCAAGGACTCTGTTAAAAAACGACTTGGTGAGGAGTCCAAGGAAGGAATGTCGTTTACTGAGTTCTCATACCAGCTTGTTCAGGGGTACGATTTCCTTTGGCTATATCAAAACATGAACTGTAAGCTGCAAATGGGTGGTTCGGATCAGTGGGGGAATATCACTACCGGAACAGAACTCATTCGCCGTAAGCTTGGCGGCGAAGCATTTGCTTTAACCATTCCGCTCATCACCAAAGCCGATGGCACTAAATTTGGGAAAACCGAGAGTGGTAATGTGTGGCTCGATGCACGCCTCACTTCACCATACAAGTTCTACCAGTTTTGGCTTAACACCTCCGATGAGGATGCCGAAAGGTATATCAAGATTTTTACCCTGCTTGACAAAACCACCATCGATAGCCTAATTGCTGAGCATAAAAAGGAGCCACACCTACGTAAACTGCAAAAAACACTTGCCCGTGAGGTAACTGTTATGGTACATTCCGAGGACGACTACAACAAAGCAGTGGAAGCATCGGAAATGCTATTTGGCAATGCCACCACCGATATGCTTAACCGGATGGATGAGGATACTTTCCTTTCCGTTTTTGAGGGTGTTCCCACCTTCGAGGTTAAAAAATCGGAGCTTGCCAAGGGTATTCCCTTTTCAGTTCTTGCTGCCGAAATCACAAAAGTATTCCCATCAAAAGGGGAACTTCGTCGCTTGGTTCAGGGTGGAGGGTTAAGTATCAACAAGCAAAAGGTTGACAATCCCGACATCACAATTGGTACCGAAACATTACTCAACGGCAAATACATACTTGTTCAAAAGGGAAAAAAGAATTACAGCATTATACTTGCTGTTGATTAA
- a CDS encoding CvpA family protein codes for MTAFDIIIVILLAVGAVRGFISGLIMQLTSLAALLLGIWVAIRFSDFTAMLLMEKAGLTGQYIPLVSFAITFVVVVIAVHFTGKLIDKFFNLTPLGVVNKILGLVFGVLKYAIIISVIIVFVEKANQRFNFYSEQTKNKSMLFKPLSKLAPGIFPYLHFESISERLKAK; via the coding sequence ATGACCGCTTTTGATATCATAATTGTAATACTCCTAGCGGTTGGTGCAGTTAGGGGTTTTATTAGTGGCCTAATTATGCAACTCACATCGCTTGCAGCGCTTTTACTTGGCATTTGGGTAGCAATCCGGTTCTCCGATTTTACCGCTATGCTTTTAATGGAAAAGGCTGGTTTAACTGGCCAGTATATACCTCTAGTTTCATTTGCCATTACCTTTGTGGTTGTTGTTATTGCTGTTCACTTTACTGGAAAACTAATCGATAAGTTTTTTAACCTAACCCCATTGGGTGTAGTTAATAAGATTCTTGGCTTGGTTTTCGGTGTATTGAAATATGCAATAATAATAAGCGTAATTATTGTTTTTGTTGAAAAAGCCAACCAGCGGTTCAACTTTTACTCTGAACAAACCAAAAATAAATCAATGCTATTTAAGCCCCTTTCAAAGCTTGCCCCTGGCATTTTCCCTTACCTTCACTTTGAATCGATTTCTGAGCGCTTAAAAGCGAAATGA
- a CDS encoding ArsR/SmtB family transcription factor: MVQVEELKIEQLEQAASMLKAIAHPLRIGIISLLEKSGQLTVTQIYETLGIEQSTASHHLGILKDRGVLSCKREGKNTVYFLRNENLGKILDCVGRCTV, from the coding sequence ATGGTACAGGTTGAAGAATTGAAGATTGAGCAGCTTGAGCAGGCTGCAAGCATGTTGAAAGCTATTGCCCACCCTCTCCGAATTGGAATTATTAGCTTGTTGGAAAAATCGGGGCAGTTGACCGTTACCCAAATATATGAAACTCTTGGTATAGAGCAATCTACTGCATCGCACCATTTGGGTATTTTAAAGGATAGGGGTGTACTTTCATGCAAGCGTGAGGGCAAAAACACTGTTTATTTCCTCCGGAATGAAAATCTGGGTAAGATACTTGACTGTGTAGGAAGGTGTACGGTTTAA
- a CDS encoding polyprenyl synthetase family protein codes for MLNQIKEPISNHLNDFEPFFRKNMGSDIKLLDLITNYIVRRKGKQLRPMLVFLSAGACGQINQSTYVAAGMIELLHTATLVHDDVVDEAYERRGFFSINALWRSKVAVLVGDFILSRGLLVAIENDQVEMLRVISSAVKEMSEGELLQIERSRKMNIDEETYYDIIGKKTASLIASCCANGAISANATKDMVDSMYQFGKYLGMAFQIRDDLFDYQPSGLIGKPTGNDIKEHKLTLPLIYALSQSNTHERRRIIRLINGGKKANIAEIVDFAKDKGGIDYASKKMFEFRDNAKQILEIFPDSEYKKSLLILADYMVSREK; via the coding sequence ATGCTAAACCAGATAAAGGAGCCAATAAGTAATCATTTGAATGACTTTGAGCCATTTTTCAGAAAAAACATGGGCTCCGATATAAAATTGCTCGATCTGATAACTAACTACATTGTGAGGCGGAAGGGCAAGCAATTAAGGCCAATGCTTGTATTTCTGAGCGCTGGGGCTTGTGGCCAAATAAACCAGTCAACCTACGTGGCTGCAGGGATGATTGAGTTGCTGCACACTGCAACACTAGTTCACGATGATGTGGTAGATGAAGCATATGAACGGAGGGGATTTTTTTCAATAAATGCCCTATGGCGTTCAAAGGTAGCAGTACTTGTAGGGGACTTTATCCTGTCGCGGGGTTTACTGGTTGCCATTGAAAATGATCAGGTTGAGATGCTCAGGGTGATTAGTAGTGCTGTAAAGGAAATGAGCGAGGGCGAACTTTTGCAGATTGAACGATCCAGAAAGATGAATATTGATGAGGAAACCTACTACGATATCATTGGAAAGAAAACGGCATCGCTGATCGCCTCGTGCTGCGCCAATGGCGCAATATCAGCAAATGCGACCAAAGATATGGTTGACAGTATGTACCAATTTGGCAAATATCTAGGCATGGCGTTCCAAATCCGCGATGATCTTTTTGACTACCAGCCATCAGGGTTAATAGGCAAGCCTACCGGTAACGATATTAAGGAACACAAGCTTACACTTCCTTTAATTTATGCACTTTCCCAGTCCAATACCCATGAAAGGAGACGAATTATCAGACTAATTAATGGTGGGAAGAAAGCAAACATTGCTGAGATAGTTGATTTTGCAAAGGACAAGGGCGGAATTGATTATGCCTCTAAAAAAATGTTTGAGTTTAGGGATAATGCTAAGCAGATACTTGAAATATTTCCCGATTCGGAGTATAAGAAATCACTATTGATCCTTGCTGATTATATGGTAAGCCGCGAGAAGTAA
- a CDS encoding deoxyguanosinetriphosphate triphosphohydrolase — MLSWKKLLSPIRTGESPSKSTIDYTRTNFQRDYDRLIFSSPFRRLQNKTQVFPLPGSVFVHNRLTHSLEVSSVGRSLGRSILNLLSPERFECPAQLIADIPTIVSAACLAHDLGNPPFGHSGEDAFRHFFSNHHIPELDSWEASDLLRFEGNANALRLLTHQFRGRRTGGFRLSYATLASIVKYPYPSTLKEKKFGYFKSEADVFNEIASQTGLIQISNGRYCRHPLVYLVEAADDICYQVMDIEDAHKLGILSTSTVTDLYLSFFDDETTSKKKDIRKTLASVNDINERIAYLRAITISKLIEQCSSNFSKSYNQIMSGQPVKPLIDQMEGTSAKAMDEIRKVSVNQVYNHSKVVEIEIAGFTIIGELLDIFTSAVLEPTKPISKKALRLIPEQYLAESPDNYSKVMAVVDYISGMTDIYALETYQLFKGIKLPSL, encoded by the coding sequence ATGTTAAGCTGGAAAAAACTTTTAAGCCCAATAAGAACGGGCGAATCGCCATCAAAATCGACTATTGACTATACCCGAACCAACTTTCAGCGCGACTACGATAGGCTGATTTTTTCCTCCCCGTTCCGGCGCTTACAGAATAAAACCCAGGTTTTTCCACTCCCGGGTAGCGTTTTTGTGCATAACAGGTTAACCCATAGCCTGGAGGTCTCCAGTGTTGGCCGATCGCTGGGGCGGAGCATACTAAACCTTTTATCACCCGAAAGGTTTGAGTGCCCAGCACAGCTAATTGCCGATATTCCTACTATTGTTTCGGCGGCTTGCCTTGCTCACGATTTGGGAAATCCTCCCTTTGGCCATAGCGGCGAGGATGCCTTTAGGCATTTTTTCTCCAACCATCACATTCCTGAACTTGATAGCTGGGAAGCAAGCGACCTGCTCCGGTTCGAGGGAAACGCAAATGCCCTCCGCCTGCTTACCCACCAGTTTAGGGGCCGACGAACCGGCGGTTTCCGTCTTAGCTATGCAACCCTTGCCTCAATTGTTAAGTATCCTTACCCTTCAACATTAAAAGAAAAAAAGTTTGGTTATTTTAAATCTGAAGCCGATGTTTTTAACGAGATAGCCAGTCAAACGGGTCTTATTCAGATTAGCAATGGAAGGTATTGCCGTCATCCCCTGGTTTACCTGGTTGAAGCCGCTGACGATATTTGTTACCAGGTGATGGATATTGAGGATGCGCACAAGCTAGGAATTCTTTCAACCAGTACTGTAACCGACCTTTACCTCTCCTTTTTTGACGATGAAACCACAAGTAAGAAAAAGGATATTCGTAAAACCCTTGCCTCGGTTAACGATATAAACGAACGCATTGCTTACCTAAGGGCTATTACCATCAGTAAACTTATTGAGCAATGTTCTTCCAACTTTTCAAAAAGCTATAACCAAATTATGTCCGGCCAGCCCGTAAAACCGCTTATTGACCAGATGGAAGGAACATCTGCAAAGGCAATGGACGAAATTCGGAAGGTTTCTGTTAACCAGGTTTACAACCATTCCAAGGTGGTTGAAATTGAAATTGCTGGCTTTACCATTATTGGGGAGCTACTCGATATTTTCACAAGCGCCGTCCTTGAGCCTACCAAGCCGATTTCAAAAAAAGCCCTCAGGCTGATACCCGAACAGTACCTTGCTGAAAGCCCCGATAATTACTCCAAGGTGATGGCTGTTGTTGATTATATTTCAGGCATGACCGATATTTATGCCCTTGAAACCTATCAGCTTTTTAAAGGGATTAAACTACCCTCGCTTTAA
- a CDS encoding PAS domain-containing protein, protein MKLSLKEKIIFLFTGTSFLILFFLLFLTSARFNRLSIETAKSRISLLADKEVKKFEAALERDMSVARTIASSMTVTIKEGKTSNIQEYNNLYTNILEQYPDVLSVWDSWELKFVEPGYTYEHGRIKNYAWREGGKILVNTIRTEKTESSADYITLKTNKSESLEEPYFDNYEGQTENILMTSVIAPCIIDGNFAGVAGLDIPLSNYHQVVKSIVPFKDSYAFIISPQLKFIAHPDRDLIGDDALFSYESIFTSHGVQDKVINGEPIEFEATDINGKLSFFTFRPISVGKCPQHWSFVLITPRETILAEARHVFWTTLTIGLIAILLLSGFIYLMTLKFLINPISKVTQNLERLSKGHVDNSMIVDVDNNDEIGTMITHLNKTVEGLYKKTEFAKQVGMGNYDTSLELLSDEDVLGKSLIEMNENLRKAREEALIRQRNEEKRRWVNEGLARFGDILRQNNNDIEALSASIVKNLVGILNANQSGLFIYNDENTDEPYFELTAAYAYNRQKFIKKHILLGEGLVGTCALEKQTIYLKDIPENYIAISSGLGEAKPRNLLIVPLKVEDKIFGVLELASFNEFEDYQIEFVEKVAQSIGQTLQSVRTNIRTAELLAKTQQQAEEMKAQEEEVRQNLEELETIKEELEKRTAEMEENQKQLEWEKSLLDSLLNYLPDKIYFKDLKSRFIKVSKSTLEFFGMSKQEELIGKSDFDFFTEEHARPAYEDEQRIIRTDTPIIGIVEKEVMNDGRVTWAETSKLPLKNSHGETIGTFGITRDITASKLMEEEISKKSEKEEAFKRDLEKKVIELENLYKAINDSAYVIEYSPEGNVTFINEAYLQLLNLNADDVIGKHHSYQMEFTDEQRKNYKQFWDDLNNGIVRKETSKFSINDKTYLFYETYTPIRDAEGNVVKIMKIAFNVSHLLSENQI, encoded by the coding sequence ATGAAGTTGTCGTTAAAAGAAAAAATTATTTTTCTATTCACCGGAACATCGTTTCTTATTCTTTTTTTCCTTCTTTTCCTCACCAGCGCTAGGTTTAACCGCCTATCCATTGAAACAGCCAAATCGCGCATTTCCCTTTTAGCCGACAAGGAGGTAAAAAAATTTGAGGCAGCACTGGAAAGGGATATGTCTGTTGCACGCACCATTGCCTCGTCAATGACAGTTACCATAAAAGAGGGGAAAACATCAAATATACAGGAATACAACAATCTCTACACTAACATACTTGAGCAATATCCCGATGTACTTTCCGTATGGGATAGCTGGGAACTTAAATTTGTAGAACCCGGATATACCTATGAACACGGCCGTATTAAGAATTATGCGTGGCGCGAAGGCGGTAAAATACTGGTAAATACCATAAGAACTGAAAAAACTGAATCGTCAGCGGACTATATCACTCTAAAAACAAACAAATCGGAAAGTTTGGAGGAACCCTACTTTGACAACTACGAGGGACAAACCGAAAATATTCTGATGACCAGCGTTATTGCTCCCTGCATTATCGATGGTAATTTTGCCGGGGTGGCCGGGCTCGACATTCCCCTTTCAAACTACCATCAGGTTGTTAAGAGCATTGTACCCTTCAAGGATAGCTATGCTTTTATCATTTCTCCTCAGCTAAAGTTTATTGCCCATCCCGATAGGGATTTGATTGGCGACGATGCCCTATTTTCCTACGAATCCATATTTACTTCACATGGCGTTCAGGACAAGGTTATTAATGGTGAACCCATTGAATTTGAAGCAACAGATATCAACGGAAAGTTGTCATTCTTTACTTTCCGCCCCATTTCAGTTGGCAAATGCCCACAACACTGGTCTTTTGTACTGATTACACCGCGCGAAACCATTTTAGCAGAGGCTCGCCATGTTTTTTGGACAACCCTTACTATTGGTTTAATAGCCATTTTGTTGCTTTCTGGCTTTATTTACCTTATGACCCTTAAATTCCTTATCAATCCAATATCTAAAGTTACCCAAAATTTAGAGCGCCTCTCTAAAGGTCATGTTGACAACAGCATGATAGTTGATGTTGACAACAACGACGAAATAGGCACCATGATTACCCACCTGAACAAAACCGTTGAGGGCCTTTACAAAAAAACCGAGTTTGCTAAACAGGTTGGCATGGGTAATTACGACACCTCACTTGAACTCCTCAGCGATGAGGATGTTTTGGGTAAGTCGCTGATTGAAATGAATGAGAATCTTCGCAAGGCAAGGGAAGAGGCGCTAATCAGACAGCGTAACGAGGAAAAACGTCGTTGGGTAAATGAGGGTTTAGCCAGGTTTGGCGATATTCTCCGACAAAACAATAACGACATTGAGGCCTTAAGCGCTAGCATTGTAAAAAATTTGGTTGGTATTCTTAACGCCAATCAGAGCGGACTTTTCATTTACAACGATGAGAACACCGATGAGCCCTACTTTGAGCTAACTGCCGCTTACGCCTATAACCGACAAAAATTTATTAAGAAACATATCCTGCTTGGGGAAGGACTAGTTGGCACCTGTGCACTTGAGAAGCAAACAATTTATTTAAAAGATATTCCTGAAAACTACATAGCGATATCCTCAGGGCTTGGTGAGGCAAAACCACGCAACCTGCTTATTGTACCCCTAAAGGTTGAGGATAAAATATTTGGCGTTCTTGAGCTGGCATCGTTCAATGAGTTTGAGGACTACCAGATTGAGTTTGTTGAAAAGGTTGCTCAGAGTATTGGGCAAACACTCCAATCCGTACGAACTAACATTCGTACAGCGGAACTCCTGGCTAAAACACAGCAACAGGCCGAAGAAATGAAGGCTCAGGAGGAAGAGGTTAGGCAAAATCTTGAGGAGCTGGAGACCATTAAGGAGGAGCTTGAGAAGCGTACTGCCGAAATGGAGGAAAACCAAAAACAGCTGGAATGGGAAAAATCGCTATTGGACTCCCTGCTTAACTACCTTCCTGACAAAATCTACTTTAAGGATCTAAAAAGTCGATTCATTAAGGTAAGCAAATCAACCCTCGAATTCTTTGGAATGTCAAAGCAAGAAGAGCTTATCGGTAAATCCGACTTCGACTTCTTTACTGAGGAACACGCCCGCCCTGCTTATGAAGATGAGCAACGAATTATTAGAACCGACACACCCATTATCGGTATTGTTGAAAAGGAGGTAATGAACGACGGTAGGGTAACCTGGGCTGAAACCTCAAAACTCCCTCTAAAAAATTCCCATGGCGAAACCATTGGAACTTTTGGCATAACCCGCGACATTACCGCTTCCAAATTGATGGAGGAGGAAATTTCAAAGAAATCCGAAAAGGAAGAAGCCTTTAAGCGCGACCTTGAGAAAAAAGTGATTGAACTTGAAAACCTCTATAAAGCCATAAACGATTCCGCCTACGTTATTGAGTATAGCCCTGAAGGGAACGTTACCTTCATTAACGAGGCTTACCTTCAGCTGCTTAACCTTAACGCCGATGATGTTATTGGGAAGCATCACTCCTACCAAATGGAATTTACTGATGAACAGCGTAAAAACTACAAACAGTTCTGGGACGATCTTAATAATGGCATTGTTAGAAAGGAAACCTCAAAGTTCAGCATTAACGATAAAACCTACCTGTTCTACGAAACCTACACCCCAATAAGGGATGCTGAAGGGAATGTGGTCAAGATCATGAAAATCGCTTTCAACGTTAGCCATTTGCTTTCCGAGAATCAAATATAA
- a CDS encoding universal stress protein, whose product MDNIKKIILVPWDFTEGSETAFQHALQLAKAGGNEIMLLNIIPRAWIIDSIYRKVNFKKIETYNAKIEKAASELEHKYGFKPQTLVLEGYPKRIIRELILTAHVNLIVAYYAYKFGSKEHRISRYLKNLFFKDTTLPFIVVSKAPIHSHYIEIVIPVDYDRKFKEAVHWIIYLAKYYKCNVNLIKPFLTDDGKKKQLANNIYFTKKMLDGVNIVYGIKTAKKKGTFEGEVFRFARTIEADLVLIMSDKYDDFLDSKQESKLDIPVMCVNPRIRKYQSFY is encoded by the coding sequence ATGGATAATATTAAAAAAATTATTTTGGTTCCCTGGGATTTTACCGAAGGTTCCGAAACTGCCTTTCAACATGCCCTTCAGCTCGCAAAAGCCGGAGGTAATGAGATCATGTTGCTAAACATCATTCCCCGTGCCTGGATTATTGACTCCATATACCGTAAGGTAAATTTCAAGAAGATAGAAACCTATAATGCCAAAATTGAAAAGGCTGCTTCGGAACTTGAACATAAGTATGGTTTTAAACCACAAACCCTTGTCCTGGAAGGATACCCCAAACGTATTATCAGAGAGTTAATTCTTACAGCCCATGTTAACCTTATTGTAGCCTACTATGCCTATAAATTTGGCAGTAAAGAACACCGCATATCACGATACCTTAAAAATCTATTTTTCAAGGATACAACCCTCCCCTTCATTGTAGTCAGCAAAGCCCCAATCCACTCACACTATATTGAAATTGTAATACCAGTAGATTACGACCGTAAGTTCAAGGAAGCTGTTCACTGGATTATTTACCTTGCCAAGTACTACAAGTGTAACGTTAACCTCATTAAGCCTTTCCTAACCGATGATGGCAAAAAGAAACAGCTGGCCAACAATATCTACTTCACCAAAAAAATGCTCGATGGGGTAAATATTGTTTACGGTATCAAAACCGCCAAGAAAAAGGGAACTTTTGAAGGGGAAGTTTTCCGCTTTGCCCGCACAATTGAAGCCGACCTTGTTCTTATCATGTCCGACAAGTATGATGATTTCCTCGATAGCAAGCAGGAGTCTAAACTTGATATCCCTGTAATGTGTGTTAATCCTCGTATTAGAAAGTATCAAAGTTTTTATTAA
- a CDS encoding adenylate/guanylate cyclase domain-containing protein: protein MILYVRYYYTKKSFALQQKLFVRTEELLRERQKTENLLSRVLPREKAKELIDQGKVDAQKFQMVTVLFADIQGFTKITDEINADSLIDQLDRLFFEFDSIVEKYGIEKIKTIGDAYMCAGGIPHPNRTNPFEVVAAAVEMMGCMQKLNQQLNNGKEIWELRIGIDTGPVIAGIVGRNKLTYDIWGTTVNIASRMESASEPGKINISENTYLVVRDLFECKFRGKIPIKNKGDVNMYFVEGFLPKFSESSRYIPNNDFRVELQLVRLADLEEFVLEKLEKGLPKNLYYHNLKHTVDVYTQVELIGRAENIPNEDLLLVRTAALFHDMGHLIDYATHEEMSVKMAHEILPRYGYTPEQIARVAEIIMATKLPPKPKNILEEIICDADLDYLGRTDFIPVSNALYKELHEHGMVGSLHDWNLIQIDFIQKHQYFTQTARRLRNVNKDVQLKNLKRWMNELENDTSL from the coding sequence ATGATACTCTATGTACGTTACTACTACACCAAAAAGAGTTTTGCCCTACAGCAGAAGCTCTTTGTTAGAACTGAGGAATTACTCAGGGAAAGACAGAAAACCGAAAACTTGCTCTCACGGGTTTTGCCCCGCGAAAAGGCCAAAGAACTAATTGACCAGGGAAAGGTTGATGCACAGAAATTTCAGATGGTTACGGTTCTCTTTGCCGATATTCAGGGCTTTACCAAAATAACCGATGAAATTAATGCCGATTCACTCATTGACCAGCTCGACAGGCTTTTCTTTGAATTCGATAGCATAGTTGAAAAGTATGGTATTGAAAAAATTAAGACCATAGGCGATGCCTATATGTGTGCAGGTGGCATTCCCCATCCAAACAGAACCAATCCTTTTGAGGTGGTAGCAGCAGCAGTGGAAATGATGGGTTGCATGCAAAAGTTAAACCAGCAGCTCAATAACGGCAAAGAAATCTGGGAGCTAAGAATTGGTATCGATACCGGGCCTGTTATTGCCGGGATTGTTGGTCGTAATAAGTTGACCTATGACATCTGGGGAACCACTGTAAATATTGCTAGCCGGATGGAATCGGCAAGTGAGCCCGGGAAAATCAATATTTCAGAAAACACCTATCTGGTTGTTCGCGATTTATTCGAATGCAAGTTCCGGGGGAAAATTCCAATTAAGAACAAGGGCGATGTTAACATGTACTTTGTTGAAGGATTCCTACCTAAATTTTCCGAGTCCAGCAGGTATATCCCAAACAATGATTTTAGGGTTGAGCTTCAGCTTGTAAGATTAGCCGATCTGGAAGAATTTGTTCTTGAGAAGCTGGAAAAAGGTCTCCCAAAAAATCTTTACTACCACAATTTAAAACACACTGTCGACGTTTATACACAAGTTGAACTTATTGGTCGAGCCGAAAATATACCTAATGAAGATTTGCTCTTAGTTAGAACGGCTGCCTTGTTTCACGATATGGGCCACTTAATTGACTATGCAACGCACGAGGAAATGAGCGTGAAAATGGCGCATGAAATATTGCCCCGCTATGGCTATACTCCCGAACAAATTGCTCGGGTTGCTGAAATCATTATGGCTACCAAGTTACCCCCAAAACCCAAAAACATCCTGGAGGAAATAATTTGCGATGCCGACTTGGATTACCTGGGCCGAACCGATTTTATACCCGTATCAAATGCTCTTTACAAGGAACTCCATGAGCATGGCATGGTGGGTTCCTTACACGATTGGAATTTGATACAGATTGATTTCATCCAGAAACACCAGTATTTTACCCAAACAGCCCGTAGATTAAGGAATGTAAACAAGGATGTTCAGCTCAAAAATCTTAAGCGATGGATGAACGAATTAGAAAATGATACATCTTTGTAG
- a CDS encoding universal stress protein, with amino-acid sequence MTAKKSILVPTDFTEVAWFALQHAIRVSEVVKEPIHILHCVSESEKLAEAESKMASLIESVKSKYAVTPRSIVKVGNYMTDIASTADEINASMVIMGSSTVKEMDENKVSWVLKLITSCKVPFITIQEPPVNKRYDDIVFPVDFTIENREKHEWISYFCDYYLSRFHIIKPNTSDPKLMAQIDINLASAKKFLDERGAKYVEYTVPGIKKYEEEVLDMAVNIRADLIIIMTTPTSKDGKYIVEPEEQYILANARHIPVMSINPR; translated from the coding sequence ATGACTGCTAAAAAATCAATTTTGGTTCCAACTGATTTTACGGAAGTTGCATGGTTTGCCCTGCAGCATGCCATAAGGGTTTCTGAAGTTGTTAAGGAGCCAATTCACATCTTACACTGTGTTTCGGAGTCAGAAAAACTTGCTGAAGCCGAAAGTAAAATGGCTTCACTTATCGAATCGGTAAAGAGCAAGTATGCTGTTACTCCAAGATCGATAGTCAAAGTAGGTAACTACATGACCGACATAGCTTCAACAGCCGATGAAATAAATGCAAGTATGGTAATTATGGGGTCATCAACCGTAAAGGAGATGGATGAGAATAAGGTTTCGTGGGTGCTAAAGCTAATTACCAGCTGCAAGGTTCCCTTTATAACCATACAGGAACCACCGGTTAACAAGCGTTACGATGATATTGTATTCCCTGTGGATTTTACTATTGAAAACAGAGAGAAACATGAGTGGATATCGTACTTCTGTGATTACTACCTATCCCGTTTCCATATCATTAAGCCCAATACATCGGATCCCAAGCTGATGGCACAGATTGATATAAACCTGGCTTCGGCCAAGAAATTTTTAGATGAGAGGGGCGCCAAGTACGTGGAGTATACCGTTCCCGGCATTAAGAAGTATGAGGAGGAAGTGCTGGACATGGCCGTTAATATTAGAGCTGACCTAATAATAATTATGACCACTCCAACCAGTAAGGATGGTAAATATATTGTTGAACCCGAGGAGCAATATATTCTGGCCAATGCAAGGCATATCCCTGTAATGAGTATTAATCCCCGATAA
- a CDS encoding non-canonical purine NTP diphosphatase, with protein MADSSFSLVFATNNPHKLKEVQHALGDKFTLVTLNAVGITEEIPEEYDTLQDNALQKARYVYNKTGQNCFADDTGLEVEALNWEPGVYSARYAGEAKNPKDNIRKLLSNLKGVENRKARFRTVIALILNGEEYLFEGVVWGKIIDQERGADGFGYDPIFVPDGFTETFAEMPLSLKNQISHRGKAVEELCKFLKRRF; from the coding sequence ATGGCCGATAGCAGTTTTTCGCTTGTGTTTGCCACCAACAACCCGCACAAGCTTAAAGAGGTACAGCATGCCCTTGGGGATAAGTTTACCTTGGTTACGTTAAACGCTGTTGGTATTACCGAAGAAATACCTGAGGAATATGATACCCTTCAGGATAATGCACTGCAAAAGGCACGCTATGTTTACAACAAAACCGGTCAAAACTGTTTTGCCGATGATACCGGTCTTGAGGTTGAGGCGTTAAACTGGGAGCCAGGTGTATACAGTGCACGCTATGCTGGCGAGGCAAAAAACCCGAAGGATAACATACGTAAATTGCTTAGTAATCTTAAAGGCGTTGAAAACCGTAAGGCTCGATTTAGAACTGTTATCGCATTAATACTTAACGGCGAAGAGTATCTTTTTGAGGGAGTAGTTTGGGGGAAAATCATTGACCAGGAACGGGGAGCCGATGGATTTGGCTACGACCCTATTTTTGTACCCGATGGCTTTACCGAAACGTTTGCCGAAATGCCTTTATCGCTCAAAAATCAAATAAGCCATAGGGGAAAAGCCGTTGAGGAGTTATGCAAATTCCTAAAAAGGAGGTTTTAG